Sequence from the Lysobacter solisilvae genome:
GGTCGTCGGTATAACCCTCGACCCGCACCGCATTGGCTTCGCCGCGCAGGACGCCTGCCAGTTTGCGGACGGTGGACGTGGCCACCGGACTGGGCAGGGCCGAACCACTGGCGAACAGGATGTCGCTCTGGATCTCGACTTCGAGGAAGTTGTGGCCGCGCCGCACGGTCACCAGGTTCTTGCGGACCAGTTCGCTCAGTGCCTGCTGGATCTGTCGGCCCAGCGAGTTGAGCTGGCGTTCGCGGGCGCGCAGGGTTTCACCTGCCTTGCCGGACTGGCCAGGCTCGCCGGCCGCGGCCTTCGCGCCGGCGTGCCGCCCGAACGTCGGCATGTCCAGCACCTGGCGCACGCGCACGACGCTGACCGGGCTCACGGCGGCCGGGCCCGTCTTGGCGGCGGCGGTCTGCATGGAGGGGCGGTCGAAGTTGGACCCCTGCAGCTGCGTCTGGCCCAGGCGGACGGGCGCGATGGTGCGGGGCGGGCCGCCGAAGGCCGAGTTGAGCGCGTCGGCCATGACGCGGTACTTGCCTTCATTGACCGAGGAGATGGCGTACATCACGACGAAGAAGGCGAGCAGCAGCGTCACCAGGTCGCCATAGGGAATCGCCCAGGCCTCGTGGTTGGCATGTTCTTCGTGCTGGTGCCGGCGGGCCATGTGCGCCTCAGTGCACGTAGCCGTTGAGACGGGCTTCGATGTTGCGCGGGTTCTCGCCCTGGGCGATGGCGATCAGCCCTTCGACGATCATCTCGCGCTCCTCGGTCTGGTGGTGGACCAGGCCCTTGAGCTTGGATGCCATCGGCAGCAGCGCCAGGTTGGCCGCGCCGATGCCGTAGATGGTGGCGGTGAACGCCGCGGCGATGCCGTGGCCGAGCTTGCTGGGGTCGGCCAGGTTCTTCATCACCGCGATCAGGCCCAGCACGGCGCCGATGATGCCCAGCGTGGGTGAATAGATGCCCATGCCTTCGAACACCTTGGCCGCGGCCAGGTCGCGCGAACTCTGGCCGTGCATGTCGATCTCGAGCATCTGCCGGATCGCCTCGGGTTCCACGCCGTCGACGACCATCTGCAGACCCTTGCGCAGGAACGGATCCTGCTGCGCCTGCACTTCGGCCTCCAGGCCGAGCAGGCCCTGCTTGCGGGCGACGGTACTCCAGCCCACCAGGCGCGCGATCAGCGCGTGCCGGTCCTGCGAAGGCGGGCGAAACACCCAGCGGGCGATCTTCATCGCCCGCTTGAAGGTGGCCGCGGGGGTCTGCAACAGGATCGCTGCCACCGTGCCGCAGATCACGATCACGAACGCGGCCGGCGACCAGAGCGCGGACAGGCCCGCGCCCTTGAGCACGCTGCCTACCAGCAGCGCGACCACGGCCAGGATGGCGCCGATGACACTGAGTCGATCCATGATTTCTTATCGGTCCGGTGAAGGTTTACTTGAACCGGTCATCGCCCGGTCGGCGCGGGTGCTCATCGCGCGCGCTCCAGGCGGCCGGGACCGTGGACCCCGTCGCGCAGGCCCGTGCGCAGCAGCGCGTCGACGTCCAGGATCAGGGCCATGCGGCCGTCGCCGACCAGGCTGGCGCCGGCGTAGCCCGGCAGTCCGCGCAGGGTGGAGGGCAGGGCCTTGATCACGACTTCCTCGCGTCCGCGCACGCGGTCGACCGCCAGGCAGTAGCGCTGTTCGCCGGACTGCAGCACCACGCTGGTGCACACCGACAGGGGCGCCGGATCCAGGCCCAGCCAGCCGCGCAGGGTCAGCAGGGGGAGCGGTTCCTGGCGCAGGTCCAGCATCGGCTGGCCGTCGATGAACAACGGAGGGCCGGGAGCGTGCGAGAGCACTTCGACCACGCGCACCAGCGGCAGCGCATAGACGTCGTCGTCGATTTCCACCAGCAGGGTGGGCAGGATCGCGAGCGTGAGCGGCACCCTGATGGCGAAGCGGCTGCCGCTGCCGATTTCCGAATGGATCTGGACCAGGCCGGAGAGTTCGCGGATCTTTGACTGCACCACGTCCATGCCGACGCCGCGGCCGGACAGGTCGCTGACTTCGTCGCGGGTCGAGAAACCGGGCAGGAAGATCAGCTGCAGGCATTCCTCGCCGGACAGGCGGGCCGCGGCGTCGGCCGTGATCAGTCCCTTGTCGACCGCGAGGCGACGGATCTTTTCCGGGTCGATGCCGGCGCCGTCGTCGCGCACTTCGATCGCGACGTGGTCGCCTTCCTGCTGCGCGCTCAGGCGGACGCGGCCCTGCTCGGGCTTGCCGGCGCGGCGGCGGGCGTCGGGCATCTCGATGCCGTGGTCGATGGCGTTGCGCACCAGGTGCACCAGCGGATCGGCCAGGGCTTCGACCAGGTTGCGGTCGAGCTCGGTATCGGCGCCGACCACTTCCAGTTCGACGTTCTTCTTCAGTTGGCGCGCCACGTCGCGCGCGAGCTTGGGGAAGCGGGCGAAGACGCGTCCTACCGGCTGCATGCGCGCGGTCATCACCGCCGACTGCAGTCGCGAGGTAGCCACATCGAGGCTGGCCACGGCACGGTCGAGGTCGTCGTCGCGCAGGCGCGGGCGGATCGTCTTCAGCCGATTGCGTGCGAGCACGAGTTCACCGACCAGGTTCACCATCGCGTCCAGGCGGCGCACGTCGACGCGGACGGTGTGATCCGAGGACTCGGCCGGCGCCGCAGGTCGGGCGGGCATCGTGCGCGCGGCGGGTGCCGGGGCGGGCACCACCGGTGTCGCGTCGACCGCGACCGGGCCTGGCACCGCGCCGGCACCGTGCAGGCTGTCCAGCAGTGCCTCGAAATCGAGATCGTCGATGCCGTCGCCGGCGGCAAACTGCGCAATCGCCGCCTGGGGAGCAGGTGCCGCGGAGGCGTGCGGCGACATCCCCGCGCGCAATGCCGCCAGCACCTCGGCCGGGGCTTGCGCCGGCGACATCCCGGCGGCGACGGCCTGCAGCATGTCCACCAGCAGGTCGATGGCCTGCTGCGCGCCATCGAAGGCGACTGCGTCGAGCGGCGCGGCGCCGCTGCGTGCAGCGTCGAGCCGGTCCTCGGCGGCATGGCAGATCTGCACCATCGGCGCGAGGTCGAGGAAGCCGGCGCCACCCTTGATGGTGTGGAAGCCGCGGAACACGGCATTGAGGCCGTCGCGGTCGAACGGGTCGCGCTCGAGCACGACCATCTGTTCGCCCAGCTGGTCGAGGATCTCGCGCGCCTCGATCAGGAAGTCGGCGCAGATATCGGAGGCGACGGCGGACATCTGGTTACAGTCCCAGTGAGGAAAGCAGCTGGTTGGCGTCGTCCTGGGTGGCGGCCGGTTCATCCAGCCCGCGCAGCGACGGGCCGAAGCCGCGGCGCGCAAGCCCGGGGTCGGCCACCTGGATCGGCGCTTCGTGTTCCTCCGCCATCCCGCCCAGGCCCGCATGCACGGCCCGTACCAGGTCGACGACGCGGCGGATGATCTGGCCGGTGAGGTCCTGGCAGCCCTGTGCGGCGGTCATCTCCGACAGGCGCCCGCGGATCGCGGCGATCGTGGCCGCAGTGGCCTCGTCGTGGCCCGATGCGTTGAGCGTTCCCACCAGGACGGCGCACTCCTGGATCAGGTCCAGGGTGTGGTGGCTGGCGTCTTCGCTCATCTGCACGACATGCTCCAGGCGCGCGCAGGCTTCGGGCAGCGAACCACCGCTCGCGCCGGCGGTGCCGCCCAGCGCCGCTTCCAGTTCGCGCGCCAGCCGGGCCATGCCCTGCACGAGCGGCTGCGTGCGCCATGAGATCAGTTCGTCGACATTCGCGCGCCAGGTGGCGTGGTCGTCCTTCTCCAGTGCATCCAGGGCCGCGTGCAGGCAGGCGATGAGGGCCTGGCGCTCGCCGCTCGGGCCGGACAGGGACGCGGCGGCATTCACGCGGCGGCCCCGAGGCGTTCGAAGATCTTGCCCAGCTTGTCGCCGAGCGTGGCAGCGGTGAAGGGCTTGATGACGTAGCCGTTCACCCCGGCCTGCGCCGCTTCGATGATCTGCTCGCGCTTGGCTTCCGCGGTGACCATCAGTACCGGGATCTTCGACAGGCCGGCCTCGGCACGGATCGCCTTGAGCAGGTCGATGCCGGCCATGCCGGGCATGTTCCAGTCGGTGATCACCAGGTCGAAGGG
This genomic interval carries:
- a CDS encoding flagellar motor protein, translated to MDRLSVIGAILAVVALLVGSVLKGAGLSALWSPAAFVIVICGTVAAILLQTPAATFKRAMKIARWVFRPPSQDRHALIARLVGWSTVARKQGLLGLEAEVQAQQDPFLRKGLQMVVDGVEPEAIRQMLEIDMHGQSSRDLAAAKVFEGMGIYSPTLGIIGAVLGLIAVMKNLADPSKLGHGIAAAFTATIYGIGAANLALLPMASKLKGLVHHQTEEREMIVEGLIAIAQGENPRNIEARLNGYVH
- a CDS encoding chemotaxis protein CheA → MSAVASDICADFLIEAREILDQLGEQMVVLERDPFDRDGLNAVFRGFHTIKGGAGFLDLAPMVQICHAAEDRLDAARSGAAPLDAVAFDGAQQAIDLLVDMLQAVAAGMSPAQAPAEVLAALRAGMSPHASAAPAPQAAIAQFAAGDGIDDLDFEALLDSLHGAGAVPGPVAVDATPVVPAPAPAARTMPARPAAPAESSDHTVRVDVRRLDAMVNLVGELVLARNRLKTIRPRLRDDDLDRAVASLDVATSRLQSAVMTARMQPVGRVFARFPKLARDVARQLKKNVELEVVGADTELDRNLVEALADPLVHLVRNAIDHGIEMPDARRRAGKPEQGRVRLSAQQEGDHVAIEVRDDGAGIDPEKIRRLAVDKGLITADAAARLSGEECLQLIFLPGFSTRDEVSDLSGRGVGMDVVQSKIRELSGLVQIHSEIGSGSRFAIRVPLTLAILPTLLVEIDDDVYALPLVRVVEVLSHAPGPPLFIDGQPMLDLRQEPLPLLTLRGWLGLDPAPLSVCTSVVLQSGEQRYCLAVDRVRGREEVVIKALPSTLRGLPGYAGASLVGDGRMALILDVDALLRTGLRDGVHGPGRLERAR
- a CDS encoding protein phosphatase CheZ, with amino-acid sequence MNAAASLSGPSGERQALIACLHAALDALEKDDHATWRANVDELISWRTQPLVQGMARLARELEAALGGTAGASGGSLPEACARLEHVVQMSEDASHHTLDLIQECAVLVGTLNASGHDEATAATIAAIRGRLSEMTAAQGCQDLTGQIIRRVVDLVRAVHAGLGGMAEEHEAPIQVADPGLARRGFGPSLRGLDEPAATQDDANQLLSSLGL
- the cheY gene encoding chemotaxis response regulator CheY; translated protein: MEKNIRILIVDDFSTMRRIVKNLLNDLGFFNTAEADDGSTALVELRKGPFDLVITDWNMPGMAGIDLLKAIRAEAGLSKIPVLMVTAEAKREQIIEAAQAGVNGYVIKPFTAATLGDKLGKIFERLGAAA
- the motD gene encoding flagellar motor protein MotD; amino-acid sequence: MARRHQHEEHANHEAWAIPYGDLVTLLLAFFVVMYAISSVNEGKYRVMADALNSAFGGPPRTIAPVRLGQTQLQGSNFDRPSMQTAAAKTGPAAVSPVSVVRVRQVLDMPTFGRHAGAKAAAGEPGQSGKAGETLRARERQLNSLGRQIQQALSELVRKNLVTVRRGHNFLEVEIQSDILFASGSALPSPVATSTVRKLAGVLRGEANAVRVEGYTDDRPIRTALFESNWELSAARAVSVVHVMTEEGVAPKRLAVVGYGEHQPVADNLTEAGRNANRRVLLVILAAPEGPDAVPEGGPTLALVPDAAPTVAQATGVNPTGAVVLVPSLPDSAPAPVHSPSTSAARKAQPRAGHAPSQDAGLADSRAAPQPGAG